A single region of the Desulfomonile tiedjei genome encodes:
- a CDS encoding acetyl-CoA acetyltransferase encodes MATGIKDKVAILGMGCTRFGERWDMGAEELMVEAFTECMSDAGIDRDEIQAAWLGTCMDEVNVGKSALPLSMTLRLPLIPVTRVENFCATGTEAFRGAVYAVASGAYDFALAMGVEKLKDTGYGGLPNPGSSWGSLSWLWWPNITAPGAFAQLATAYAAKYRIPDQELKRAIAHVSVKSHSNGALNPKAHLRKPVTEDQVMGAPIIAHPLGLFDCCGVSDGAACAIVTTVEKAKEMGRKDFVTVKALQLALSSGEEMGFNDWDGDHFLTTEQCSLRAYKEAGITDPKKEISMMEVHDCFSITELVTYEDLHISERGRAVYDSLDGFYDRDGGGVPCQVDGGLKCFGHPIGASGLRMLYEMYLQLNGRAGERQLPDPRYGLTHNLGGVPFMNVCSIAIVGKL; translated from the coding sequence ATGGCTACAGGAATTAAGGACAAGGTGGCGATATTAGGGATGGGTTGCACCCGCTTCGGTGAGCGATGGGATATGGGCGCGGAAGAACTGATGGTGGAAGCCTTCACCGAGTGCATGAGCGACGCGGGGATAGATCGTGACGAAATCCAGGCTGCATGGCTCGGCACCTGCATGGATGAGGTCAATGTAGGCAAAAGCGCGTTGCCGCTGTCCATGACGCTTCGCCTCCCTTTAATCCCGGTGACACGCGTGGAGAACTTCTGCGCGACCGGCACTGAAGCCTTTCGTGGTGCGGTTTACGCTGTGGCCTCGGGCGCGTACGACTTTGCCCTGGCAATGGGAGTGGAGAAGCTCAAGGACACAGGCTATGGCGGGCTCCCCAATCCCGGTTCGAGCTGGGGATCTCTCAGTTGGCTGTGGTGGCCGAACATTACCGCGCCCGGCGCTTTTGCCCAGTTGGCTACGGCTTACGCGGCCAAATATCGCATCCCTGACCAGGAGCTGAAACGAGCGATTGCTCATGTTTCGGTAAAGAGCCATTCCAACGGCGCGCTCAATCCCAAGGCCCACCTCAGAAAGCCCGTAACCGAAGACCAGGTCATGGGTGCTCCCATTATTGCCCATCCGCTCGGGCTTTTCGATTGCTGCGGCGTGAGCGACGGTGCGGCCTGCGCGATCGTCACGACGGTGGAAAAGGCGAAGGAAATGGGCAGAAAGGACTTTGTTACGGTAAAGGCCCTCCAATTGGCCCTCAGCAGCGGCGAAGAGATGGGCTTCAACGACTGGGACGGCGACCATTTCCTTACGACCGAACAATGCAGCCTGCGGGCCTACAAGGAGGCCGGAATAACCGACCCCAAAAAAGAAATCAGCATGATGGAGGTGCATGATTGTTTCTCCATCACGGAGCTGGTCACGTACGAGGACCTGCATATTTCCGAAAGAGGCCGAGCAGTCTATGACAGCCTGGACGGCTTCTACGATCGCGATGGCGGGGGCGTCCCCTGTCAGGTGGACGGCGGCCTGAAATGCTTCGGGCATCCCATTGGAGCCTCGGGTTTGCGAATGCTTTACGAGATGTATCTTCAGTTGAATGGCCGTGCAGGGGAAAGGCAACTCCCCGACCCGCGATACGGCCTGACTCACAACTTGGGCGGCGTCCCGTTCATGAACGTCTGCAGCATAGCTATCGTCGGGAAATTGTGA
- a CDS encoding acyl-CoA dehydrogenase family protein, with the protein MEIINYTEEHKIFRQALRKFFEKEVIPYVEEWEEAGIVPRSIWKKLGEQGFLCMDVPEEYGGMGADFLYSVIMIEELVRTNHSGLAAPLHSDVVVPYITAFASEDLKHKYLPGCISGDIISAVGMTEPNAGSDLASMRTTAVEDGDHVVINGQKTFISNGILCDLLVLAARDPKEPNPYQAIDLYLVEATTPGFEKGRKLKKVGWHSQDTAELFFNDCRVPKANRLGQKGSGFLMLMDKLQQERLLVAISAVAAAERMLEMTIKYAKERTAFGKPISKFQYNQFKIVEMATEAKLGRTFVDKLIVDHMEHKNVVVEVSMAKYWTTEMAMRVADGCVQLHGGYGYCEEYPIARAWRDIRVMQIFAGTNEVMKGIAAKFMGL; encoded by the coding sequence ATGGAAATCATAAATTACACTGAAGAGCACAAAATCTTCCGGCAGGCCCTGCGCAAGTTCTTCGAGAAAGAAGTCATTCCGTACGTCGAGGAGTGGGAAGAGGCAGGGATAGTGCCCAGAAGCATCTGGAAGAAGCTGGGCGAACAGGGCTTCCTCTGTATGGACGTGCCTGAAGAATACGGCGGAATGGGAGCGGATTTCCTGTATTCAGTGATCATGATCGAGGAATTGGTCCGCACGAATCATTCCGGATTGGCTGCGCCTCTCCACAGTGACGTAGTTGTTCCGTATATCACGGCATTTGCCTCCGAGGACCTGAAGCACAAATACCTTCCCGGTTGCATTTCCGGGGACATCATTTCCGCGGTTGGTATGACCGAGCCCAATGCAGGTAGCGATCTTGCATCCATGCGTACCACAGCCGTCGAAGACGGAGACCATGTGGTCATCAACGGCCAAAAGACATTCATCTCCAACGGCATTCTCTGCGATCTCCTGGTTCTGGCAGCCAGGGACCCCAAAGAGCCCAACCCCTACCAGGCCATCGACCTCTATCTGGTGGAAGCAACCACACCGGGGTTTGAAAAAGGCAGAAAGCTGAAAAAAGTGGGCTGGCACAGTCAGGACACGGCTGAGTTGTTTTTCAATGACTGCCGGGTGCCAAAAGCCAATCGGCTCGGCCAGAAAGGCTCCGGCTTCCTGATGCTCATGGACAAGTTGCAGCAGGAGCGGCTGTTGGTAGCCATATCCGCAGTGGCAGCCGCGGAACGTATGCTGGAAATGACTATAAAATACGCGAAGGAACGGACCGCATTCGGCAAACCAATCAGCAAATTTCAGTACAACCAGTTCAAGATCGTGGAGATGGCCACTGAAGCTAAGTTGGGCCGTACCTTCGTGGACAAGTTGATCGTGGACCATATGGAGCACAAAAACGTTGTGGTTGAAGTCTCCATGGCCAAATACTGGACCACGGAAATGGCCATGAGAGTGGCCGACGGCTGCGTTCAGCTTCATGGCGGCTACGGTTATTGCGAAGAATACCCCATCGCGCGTGCGTGGAGAGACATCCGTGTCATGCAGATCTTCGCGGGCACCAATGAGGTCATGAAAGGCATTGCCGCAAAATTCATGGGGCTTTAG
- a CDS encoding amidohydrolase, with product MTASYRIIDVWMQHPNLDFTNHPMFESLRRWTGMEKATVEIPVEFTIATMDQGKVQKGLVSAWWGPQGALISNDEVASIVERFPDRFIGIASVDLFRPMAAIRELRRCINELGFKGLRIVQWLWNLPPTDRRYYPLYAECVHLDVPVCLQVGHTGPLCPSEPGRPIPYIDQVALEFPELRIVCGHIGYPWTLEMIAVATKHPNVFIDTSAYVAKRYPGELVEYLNKNGRGKVLFGTNYPMVTAERCLKGLDAIVSDDEVKELFLYRNAEKVFKLGVGDGQQ from the coding sequence ATGACAGCCTCGTACAGGATTATTGACGTCTGGATGCAACATCCGAACTTGGACTTCACCAACCATCCCATGTTCGAATCACTACGGAGATGGACGGGGATGGAGAAGGCCACGGTTGAGATTCCCGTGGAGTTCACCATAGCCACAATGGATCAAGGTAAAGTTCAGAAGGGCCTGGTGAGTGCCTGGTGGGGGCCTCAAGGCGCGCTAATTTCCAATGACGAAGTAGCCTCAATTGTCGAACGATTCCCGGATCGCTTTATAGGGATAGCCTCAGTAGATTTGTTCAGACCAATGGCCGCAATCCGTGAACTCAGGCGTTGCATAAACGAATTAGGATTCAAAGGGCTCAGAATAGTCCAATGGCTCTGGAACTTACCGCCGACAGATCGCCGGTATTATCCTCTCTATGCTGAGTGTGTCCACCTTGATGTCCCGGTGTGTCTTCAGGTGGGGCATACCGGTCCTCTGTGCCCGTCGGAGCCGGGCCGCCCGATTCCTTACATCGACCAGGTTGCGCTTGAATTTCCTGAACTCAGAATAGTCTGTGGTCATATCGGATATCCGTGGACTTTGGAAATGATTGCCGTTGCCACAAAACATCCGAATGTCTTCATTGACACATCGGCATATGTGGCGAAGCGTTATCCGGGGGAGCTTGTAGAGTATCTCAACAAGAACGGTCGCGGAAAGGTTCTTTTTGGCACCAACTATCCCATGGTAACTGCGGAACGATGCCTGAAAGGGCTCGATGCAATCGTCTCGGATGATGAAGTAAAGGAGTTGTTTCTTTACCGCAATGCCGAAAAGGTCTTTAAGCTGGGTGTGGGTGACGGGCAACAATAA
- a CDS encoding alpha/beta fold hydrolase yields MFAVSKKTRPVNMKDGAQSAITIYTGNMDDSSPVVLFVPALGVTSDFYEPFAVAGTKRGWIGVTADLRGNGRSSVRPSRQTDFGYHEIVSYDLPAYVDAVKREFPENPFFILGHSLGGQLSTLYLSTEPEGVVGLILLTSCSVFFRGWSFPHNIGVLFGTQLFRMLAEIFGYFPGQRIGFAGIEARQVMRDWANEALTGRYKVANNHHNFEKRLSEITTPVLAINFEKDFLAPKKAADNLCRKMANARLTQWHLTENDLGPGRIGHFQWARNPEPLATKVDEWIRHVPIRSNAGRQN; encoded by the coding sequence GTGTTCGCAGTCAGCAAGAAGACTCGTCCAGTAAATATGAAGGACGGCGCACAGTCCGCCATCACAATTTATACCGGCAACATGGATGATTCGTCACCGGTGGTGCTTTTTGTGCCTGCGCTGGGTGTGACTTCCGATTTCTACGAGCCATTTGCTGTTGCCGGCACAAAACGCGGTTGGATTGGGGTTACCGCGGACCTGCGTGGAAACGGGCGTAGTTCGGTCCGGCCTTCCAGGCAAACGGATTTCGGTTACCACGAGATAGTCTCCTATGATCTGCCCGCTTACGTGGATGCCGTGAAACGGGAGTTCCCGGAAAATCCTTTTTTCATACTGGGCCATAGCTTGGGGGGCCAGCTCAGTACGTTGTATTTGAGCACCGAGCCGGAAGGCGTAGTGGGGCTGATTCTTCTAACCTCGTGCTCCGTTTTTTTTCGCGGCTGGAGTTTTCCCCACAACATAGGCGTGCTGTTCGGAACTCAGTTGTTCAGAATGCTGGCTGAAATATTCGGTTATTTCCCGGGCCAAAGAATAGGATTTGCCGGAATTGAAGCCCGGCAAGTGATGCGGGATTGGGCCAACGAAGCACTGACAGGGCGGTACAAAGTTGCCAATAACCACCATAACTTTGAGAAGCGCCTGAGCGAAATCACCACACCGGTCCTGGCAATCAATTTTGAGAAGGATTTTCTCGCGCCCAAGAAAGCTGCGGATAACTTGTGCCGAAAAATGGCCAACGCACGCCTTACTCAATGGCATTTGACCGAAAACGATCTCGGACCCGGCCGGATCGGACACTTTCAATGGGCGCGGAATCCCGAACCCCTTGCCACTAAGGTCGACGAATGGATACGCCATGTTCCCATCCGGTCTAATGCAGGCCGTCAAAACTAA
- a CDS encoding 2-hydroxyacyl-CoA dehydratase produces the protein MSSVLVKPFINAVSQKDKRLTDLSSRGHKILGYFCTYTPIELIHASGFVPVRVQGGGGATTKADTLTPSFICPYMRQALEKALTGQYDFLSGVVQAYTCDVACGLAKIWQENISGEIFHTIPFPYNDSEGSRAFFQSAIEELKFRMEEIGGEFTEKALDDSLELYREIRSMVMDLYRLRYRGKLPLSAGEFLMVIQSGFVTPPEDYRRMLEELIAGLRKTEASDAGGVPVLVSGSLVEEPGVLELLEECGGKVVADDLCTGLRHFDPPAGQGLTAIERLIDRYINRFPCPARSRAEKRAPLILRLIRDSQAKGVVFLFQKYCTPHLADHPMLAEELKRHGIPSVAIEMEEAGMGEGQVRTRLEAFFEMLGR, from the coding sequence ATGTCATCCGTATTGGTGAAGCCTTTCATTAATGCCGTAAGCCAGAAGGATAAACGGCTCACCGATTTATCCTCCCGCGGCCATAAGATACTGGGATATTTCTGCACGTATACTCCCATAGAGTTGATCCATGCATCCGGATTCGTCCCTGTCAGGGTGCAGGGAGGAGGCGGCGCTACCACGAAGGCCGATACGCTGACTCCCAGCTTTATCTGTCCCTATATGAGGCAGGCGCTGGAGAAGGCCTTAACCGGCCAATACGATTTCCTTTCAGGCGTAGTGCAGGCATACACCTGCGATGTTGCATGCGGGCTCGCGAAAATCTGGCAAGAAAACATTTCCGGTGAGATCTTCCACACCATTCCATTTCCGTACAACGATTCCGAAGGCTCCCGAGCCTTCTTCCAGTCCGCGATTGAGGAGCTGAAGTTCAGAATGGAGGAGATCGGGGGTGAATTCACCGAAAAGGCCCTGGATGACTCCCTTGAGCTTTACCGAGAGATAAGAAGTATGGTCATGGACCTGTACCGCCTTCGTTATCGGGGGAAACTACCACTCTCGGCCGGTGAATTCCTCATGGTCATTCAGAGCGGATTTGTGACTCCTCCGGAGGATTACCGCCGGATGCTGGAGGAGTTGATCGCGGGGTTGAGAAAAACTGAAGCCTCCGATGCGGGCGGAGTTCCTGTCCTGGTGTCCGGTAGCCTGGTAGAGGAGCCGGGAGTCCTGGAACTTTTGGAAGAATGCGGAGGCAAGGTTGTGGCGGATGACCTTTGCACAGGCCTTCGCCATTTCGATCCTCCTGCTGGACAGGGCCTGACAGCCATAGAGCGTCTTATTGACCGTTACATTAATAGATTTCCATGTCCGGCCAGATCCAGGGCCGAAAAGAGGGCTCCACTGATCCTCCGGTTGATAAGAGATTCCCAGGCCAAAGGAGTAGTTTTTTTGTTCCAGAAGTACTGCACCCCTCATCTGGCCGACCATCCGATGCTCGCCGAAGAACTCAAGAGACATGGAATACCCAGCGTCGCAATTGAAATGGAGGAAGCCGGTATGGGGGAAGGTCAAGTTAGAACCCGTCTGGAAGCATTCTTCGAGATGTTGGGGAGATAA
- a CDS encoding 2-hydroxyacyl-CoA dehydratase has translation MDESKKSRKRLRAAKELHKVVGEYYMECARAKAQGKPVGWMPPMNGAIEIFYAMDLQPLFPENWSPVCAAFGMSPRNFEVSERMGYSRDLCGYLRNIIGYVHGLMNEEATPLGALPEPDILLSPGGGCIPVMKIFHALERRFPKARVFTADLPQVAVEDIRQYHLDYAVSEMRRLVDFLTETTGRKLDYDRLKEVVALSDQACALWDEIMTYRRHVPTPFSAAEIGIMFVMVTLQGTQIAVDFLTNVRDEVRQRAEAGIGVVENEKLRLFWDNIPLWYNMQLFNYFEKAGGVVVAETYSAAWSLRLDADRPLEALALKSLKSYPLVSCVSIRKRIEMVVKACREYSIDGAILHRNKSCVPITLGQMDIKRALEKELGIPSVIIDADHMDAQNFSFSQFQTRADAFIEMLLAKKELAQ, from the coding sequence ATGGACGAATCCAAGAAGTCCAGGAAGAGGCTCCGTGCCGCCAAAGAACTCCACAAGGTGGTCGGTGAATACTATATGGAATGTGCCCGGGCCAAGGCGCAGGGGAAACCGGTAGGATGGATGCCTCCTATGAACGGGGCCATAGAGATATTCTACGCTATGGACCTGCAACCGCTGTTTCCCGAAAACTGGTCCCCGGTCTGTGCGGCGTTCGGGATGTCCCCCAGGAATTTCGAGGTCTCCGAGAGAATGGGCTACTCCCGGGACCTCTGCGGATATCTCAGGAATATCATAGGGTATGTGCATGGACTGATGAACGAAGAGGCGACACCGCTTGGCGCGCTTCCGGAGCCGGACATCCTGCTGTCCCCCGGCGGAGGTTGCATCCCGGTCATGAAGATATTCCACGCGCTGGAACGCAGGTTTCCCAAGGCCCGTGTGTTCACCGCGGACCTGCCCCAAGTGGCGGTTGAGGACATCCGGCAATATCATTTGGATTACGCGGTCAGCGAAATGCGCCGCCTCGTAGACTTCCTCACCGAGACCACAGGCCGCAAGCTGGATTATGACCGGCTGAAGGAAGTGGTTGCGCTCTCCGATCAAGCGTGCGCTCTGTGGGATGAGATTATGACCTACAGGAGGCACGTTCCGACACCTTTCTCAGCGGCCGAAATAGGTATCATGTTCGTTATGGTAACCCTCCAGGGGACTCAAATCGCGGTGGATTTTCTCACCAATGTCAGGGATGAAGTGAGACAGCGGGCCGAGGCGGGAATAGGCGTCGTTGAAAACGAGAAGCTCCGGCTTTTCTGGGACAACATCCCGCTTTGGTACAACATGCAGTTGTTCAATTACTTCGAAAAGGCGGGCGGAGTGGTGGTAGCGGAAACCTACTCCGCGGCCTGGTCCCTGCGACTGGACGCAGACCGTCCTCTGGAGGCCTTGGCTCTGAAAAGTCTCAAGTCCTACCCTCTCGTCTCGTGCGTGTCCATCAGGAAACGCATTGAGATGGTGGTCAAGGCGTGCAGAGAATACTCCATTGACGGAGCGATCCTACACCGCAACAAATCCTGCGTCCCCATTACCTTGGGGCAGATGGACATAAAGCGAGCCCTGGAAAAGGAACTCGGGATTCCCTCGGTTATCATTGACGCGGACCACATGGATGCCCAAAACTTTTCTTTCAGTCAATTT